Proteins encoded by one window of Glycine soja cultivar W05 chromosome 15, ASM419377v2, whole genome shotgun sequence:
- the LOC114386122 gene encoding uncharacterized protein LOC114386122 — protein sequence MPFGEALQQMPLYAKFLKDMLTRKNKYIHSDNIIVEGNCSEVSVGKALIDLGASINLMSLSMCRRLGELEIMPTRMTLQLADRSITKPYGVIEDVLVRVKHITFPADFVVMDIEKDLEIPIILGRPFMSTATCVVDMGKGKLELSVDDQKISFDLFEAMKHSSDQKAYFDVDKVEWEIELAATVMVLQSPFEKALNNHAECLTKEEEDELKVCIEELDGAGENSVRNTAFEELKNSNQ from the exons atgccctttggagaagctctACAGCAGATGCCGCTCTATGCTAAATTTCTGAAAGACATGCTAACTAGGAAGAACAAGTACATTCATAGTGACAACATCATTGTGGAAGGAAACTGCA GTGAAGTTTCTGTTGGCAAGGCTCTTATTGACTTGGGGGCCAGTATTAATTTGATGTCACTTTCCATGTGCCGGAGACTtggagagttggagataatgCCTACTAGGATGACTTTACAGTTAGCAGATCGCTCCATCACCAAACCTTATGGAGTGATTGAGGATGTTCTAGTTCGAGTCAAACATATTACTTTTCCTGCAGATTTTGTGGTTATGGATATAGAGAAGGATCTTGAAATTCCCATAATTTTGGGACGCCCATTCATGTCCACGGCCACCTGTGTAGTAGATATGGGGAAAGGTAAATTAGAACTGAGTGTGGATGATCAGAAAATTTCATTTGACTTATTTGAAGCAATGAAGCACTCAAGTGATCAGAAGGCCTATTTTGATGTGGATAAGGTAGAATGGGAGATTGAATTAGCAGCTACAGTCATGGTACTACAGTCTCCTTTTGAAAAAGCACTGAATAATCATGCAGAATGTTTAACTAAAGAGGAGGAAGATGAATTGAAGGTTTGTATTGAGGAGTTAGATGGTGCAGGAGAAAATTCTGTTAGAAATACTGCGTTTGAAGAATTGAAAAATAGTAACCAGTAG